DNA from bacterium:
ATCCGCAAGCTGGACCAGATGCCCAAGCAGGTGCTGATCGAGATGCTCATCGCGGAGATCACGCTCGACGACACCAACGAGTTCGGCATCAACTGGGCGCTGACCGGGCAGGGCGCGGTCAAGGCGCCGGGGGAGACGTTCAACCTGACGAGCGCCACGAATCTGACCGCCGCGGCCTCGAAGTCCGCCTTCTCGTTCGCCGTCTTCGAGGCCAACCGCATCAGCGCCGCGATCAGCGCCTACGCCAACGCCAAGAAGCTGAACATCCTCTCCGCGCCGCACATCCTGGCGACCAACAACAAGGAGGCCAAGATCGACATCGGCTCCGAGGTGCCCATCCTCAAGAGCCAGCAGACGACGCCGCTCTCCTCGAACACGACCACGACGACCACGACGGCGAACACGATCACCGCCGACATCGAGTACCGGCCGACGGGCATCATCCTCACCGTGACGCCGCACGTGAACGAGGGCGGCTTCGTCACCCTCGATCTGCAGCAGGAGGTCAGCGAGGTCCAGGAGGGGCTGACCACCACCGGGCTGAACTCGCCCACCTTCATCAAGCGGACGGCCAAGACGACGATGGTCGTGCGGGACAACCAGACGCTCGTCGTCGGCGGGCTGATCCAGCAGAAGGTCACGACCTCGCGCACGGGCGTGCCCGGGCTCTACAAGCTGCCGATCATCGGCTACCTCTTCGGCAACAAGTCCAACGTCGTCAATCGAACGGAGTTGGTGCTGCTCATCACGCCGCGGGTGGTCGAATCCGTGGAGGAGGGCGACCGGCTCACGCGCGCCATCCAGGAGCGGGTACTGACGCTCAAGAAGGGGATCAGCGAGTTCATGCCTCCCCCCATGGAAAAGAAGGTCACGCCATGAGACGCATCGGCCCGCTTCTCGCCGCCGCCGCGCTGGCCGTCGCCCTGGGCGCGGGCTGCGACCGCCCACCGGACGAGGCCTGGCTGCGGTTTCTCGGCTTCGACCGCTCGGCGGCGGTGGACACGGTCTCGCCCCTCACGGTGATTGAGGGGAGCCTCGCCTCGGGCGTCGAGAAGGCGAACGCCGGGTTCGTGAACACCAGCTTCACGGTCGGCGGGGACAACACGACCGCGGGCACGGGCATCTTCGTCTACAGCGCCCACGTGGAGTACGGCCTCGCCGGCTCCGCGCTGCCGAGCTACGACTACCCGGTCACGCTCTACCTGGCCGCGCCGAAGGCGGGCGAGACGACCACCGGGAAGATCTTCGACTTCCCCGTCGTGCCCGCGGCCCTGAAGGAGTGGATCGCCGCGAACGTCCCCGGCTCCGTGATCTCCCTGACCGCGCGGGTGACCTTCCACGCGCAGACCGACGAAGGCACCCGCCTCGAGACCGACGGCGGCATCCAGATCGTGCTCACCCGGTAGGCCCGGACGCGTGGCGCGCATTCTGATCACCGGAGGAGCGGGCTTCATCGGCTCGCACCTGTGCGATCGTTTCCTCGCCGAGGGCGACGAGGTCATCTGCCTCGACAACCTGCTCACCGGCAGCGTCGACAACATCGCGCACATCACGAGCCCGAAATTCCGCTTCGTCAAGTACGACGTCACCAACTACCTCTACGTCGACGGGCCGCTGGACGCGATCCTGCACTTCGCGAGCCCCGCCTCGCCGGTGGACTACCTGGAGCTGCCGATCCAGACGCTCAAGGTCGGGAGCCTCGGCACGCACAAGGCGCTCGGGCTCGCCAAGGAGAAGGGCGCCACGTTCCTGCTCGCCTCGACCTCGGAGGTTTACGGCGACCCGCTCGAGCACCCCCAGCGCGAGAGCTACTGGGGGAACGTGAACCCGATCGGGCCGCGGGGCGTCTACGACGAGGCGAAGCGCTTCTCCGAGGCGATGACGATGGCCTATCACCGGACCCACGGCGTGAAGACGCGCATCGTGCGCATCTTCAACACCTACGGGCCGCGCATGCGCATCCGCGACGGGCGGGCCATCCCGAACTTCATCTGCCAGGCGCTGCGCGGCGAGGAGCTGACGGTGTACGGCGACGGCAGCCAGACGCGCAGCTTCTGCTACATCTCGGACATGGTCGAGGGGATCTGGCGCCTGCTGCGCCGCGGCGGCGCCGACCCCGTGAACATCGGCAACCCGACCGAGCATTCGCTGCTCGAGCTGGCGCGGCTGGTCATCACGCAGACGGGGAGCGCCAGCGGGATCGTGCACCAGCCGCTCCCGGTGGACGACCCGCGGGTGCGCCAGCCGGACATCACGCTCGCGGCCGGCTCCCTGGGGTGGCAGCCGCGGGTCGACCTGGAGACGGGTCTTGCCGCGACCATCGCGTACTTCCGCGAGAGGCTCGGGGCGTCCGCGGGGGGCGCCGCGTGAGCGTGCGCCGCGTCCTCCCCGGGGCGGTGCGCGCCTGCGCCGTGGCGCTTCTGGTGCTCGCGCAGGCCGCCT
Protein-coding regions in this window:
- a CDS encoding UDP-glucuronic acid decarboxylase family protein — protein: MARILITGGAGFIGSHLCDRFLAEGDEVICLDNLLTGSVDNIAHITSPKFRFVKYDVTNYLYVDGPLDAILHFASPASPVDYLELPIQTLKVGSLGTHKALGLAKEKGATFLLASTSEVYGDPLEHPQRESYWGNVNPIGPRGVYDEAKRFSEAMTMAYHRTHGVKTRIVRIFNTYGPRMRIRDGRAIPNFICQALRGEELTVYGDGSQTRSFCYISDMVEGIWRLLRRGGADPVNIGNPTEHSLLELARLVITQTGSASGIVHQPLPVDDPRVRQPDITLAAGSLGWQPRVDLETGLAATIAYFRERLGASAGGAA